The following coding sequences are from one Nicotiana tomentosiformis chromosome 3, ASM39032v3, whole genome shotgun sequence window:
- the LOC104088500 gene encoding uncharacterized protein yields the protein MSTYKLVFGKACYSPVELEHKALWALRQLNLDIEKAGTSRVTELHELDEFRYQAFESTRLYKGRMKMMHDKNIIERNFKPGYMVLLYNSRLRLFPSKLKSRWPGPFRVVETHPTGVVKSTSEDGSRKFKFNGQRLKPY from the coding sequence ATGTCGACGTACAAATTGGTGTTTGGGAAAGCGTGTTACTCACCAGTGGAGTTGGAGCATAAAGCCTTGTGGGCATTGAGGCAATTGAATCTCGATATAGAAAAGGCAGGTACAAGTAGGGTCACTGAGTTGCACGAGCTGGATGAGTTTCGCTACCAGGCTTTTGAGAGCACAAGACTATATAAGGGGAGAATGAAGATGATGCACGACAAAAATATTATTGAGCGGAACTTTAAACCCGGATATATGGTATTGTTGTATAATTCAAGATTGAGGTTGTTTCCAAGCAAGTTGAAGTCAAGATGGCCGGGACCATTTCGTGTGGTAGAGACGCATCCAACTGGAGTCGTCAAGAGTACATCAGAAGATGGCTCCCGCAAGTTCAAATTTAATGGACAAAGGCTAAAACCTTACTAG